One window of the Dreissena polymorpha isolate Duluth1 chromosome 5, UMN_Dpol_1.0, whole genome shotgun sequence genome contains the following:
- the LOC127882334 gene encoding leucine-rich repeat neuronal protein 3-like: MEFLDFKIWLTLISLCSSINSENYTRGANVLENDTTIKQIENSFACMEGCNCERKHILCAEMVLPQSIMLSTMDCSGANFKNFPATLPDKIEAAIFTGQIIRENSFSSGMPSGADILYLDLSNCSIVNMEHIRGIYVYTKMTFLSLRNNKLTLINGSIANDNLQTLDLSNNNISVVADEAFKKTTKLKVVNLSQNYLTVISSSLFRSLHELSALDLSYNNINSIDEKAFVSLAKLNHLNLSNNKLKSLSADIFINFENLLILDISYNVLHSVPSKQLQSMTRLKKLGINGNMIAKLNAGDFSNMSIASLEISFMPRLVIVEAFAFVNMSALLSVEMHDNTNLFLIHQNAFQQVPVLKSLYVHNNKLTQLSVNIIDNVPSLQEIHMYHNPMRCDCNVLWIREDIQSNRTKFYHPEAIKCAYPLNVSGKSLKEVKEADIARVCAPTTLPSFGESYDLKLGEDLRLQCHAYGVPEPTIRWILPDVKAVQDRAEILNSNTSLGVRSMTEADSGTYSCEARNSVGYDLSSTRITVHSETNSYEARNSVGYYLSSTHVTVHSETNSYEARNSVGYDLSSTRVTVRNASIDLVIVAASWDTVTVQWNGTGQDSNFSYFQLQYKEAVVGDLEINMPDKWYKIIKLGTQYNNYTATNLNENTRYEICILYVYEQQLHKGDCKVFSTSLKLHFLHVDDWREKLLAGGFMVFGLLMTVVCLVTLIKRVRTQNGFKGKESRLCIPLRRVCKTISVPNDSPTKSLLSFQTNIDDVEQY, from the coding sequence ATGGAGTTTCTGGATTTCAAAATATGGCTCACATTGATTAGTTTGTGCTCCTCAATTAACTCAGAAAATTATACTCGCGGAGCTAACGTTTTGGAAAACGACACCACTATTAAACAGATTGAAAATAGTTTTGCTTGTATGGAAGGTTGCAATTGCGAAAGAAAACATATATTGTGCGCGGAAATGGTGTTGCCACAATCAATCATGCTTTCTACTATGGACTGCTCTGgtgcaaattttaaaaattttCCCGCCACCCTTCCAGACAAAATCGAGGCCGCGATATTCACGGGACAAATTATTCGTGAAAACAGTTTCTCAAGCGGTATGCCGTCAGGAGCTGATATTTTATACTTGGACTTGTCGAATTGTTCAATAGTTAATATGGAACACATAAGAGGGATCTATGTTtacacaaaaatgacatttttaagtCTTCGAAACAACAAACTGACACTTATCAATGGCAGCATTGCCAATGATAATTTGCAGACACTGGATCTTAGCAATAACAATATCTCTGTCGTGGctgatgaagcctttaaaaaaacGACCAAGCTAAAAGTAGTGAATTTGTCACAAAATTATCTAACAGTAATATCGTCGTCTCTATTTAGGTCGCTTCATGAACTAAGCGCATTGGACTTgtcttataataatataaattcgATAGACGAGAAAGCTTTTGTGTCTCTGGCGAAACTTAATCATCTAAATCTCTCTAACAATAAGTTGAAATCATTATCAGCGGACATTTTTATAAACTTTGAGAATTTATTAATATTAGACATCAGTTATAATGTGCTACACAGCGTCCCATCCAAACAATTACAGTCCATGACTAGACTCAAGAAACTGGGAATAAATGGAAACATGATTGCAAAGCTAAATGCTGGAGATTTCAGTAATATGAGTATAGCGTCTTTAGAAATCAGTTTTATGCCACGACTAGTTATTGTTGAAGCATTTGCCTTTGTCAACATGTCAGCCTTACTTAGTGTTGAAATGCATGACAacacaaatttgtttttaatacatcaaaatgcgtttCAACAGGTTCCGGTTTTAAAATCGTTATACGTGCATAAcaataaattgacacaattatCTGTGAATATAATCGACAATGTGCCAAGTTTACAGGAAATACATATGTATCACAACCCAATGCGATGCGACTGCAATGTTCTATGGATACGTGAGGACATACAGAGCAATCGGACAAAGTTCTATCATCCTGAAGCAATCAAATGCGCTTATCCCCTGAACGTTTCAGGAAAATCGCTCAAAGAAGTAAAAGAGGCTGACATTGCGCGCGTGTGTGCCCCAACTACGTTACCGTCGTTTGGAGAGAGCTATGATCTCAAATTAGGCGAGGACCTTCGTCTTCAATGCCATGCATATGGCGTTCCAGAGCCTACGATACGCTGGATACTACCCGATGTTAAGGCCGTACAAGATCGTGCAGAGATATTGAACAGCAATACATCACTCGGTGTAAGGTCTATGACTGAAGCCGACAGTGGGACATACAGCTGTGAGGCCAGGAACTCGGTGGGTTACGACCTAAGCTCCACGCGCATTACCGTGCACAGTGAGACAAACAGCTATGAAGCTAGAAACTCGGTGGGTTACTACCTAAGCTCAACGCATGTTACCGTGCACAGTGAGACAAACAGCTATGAAGCTAGAAACTCGGTGGGTTACGACCTAAGCTCAACGCGTGTTACCGTGCGTAATGCATCCATAGACCTTGTGATAGTGGCTGCATCATGGGACACAGTCACAGTGCAGTGGAATGGTACCGGTCAGGACTCTAATTTTTCATACTTCCAGCTTCAATATAAAGAGGCAGTCGTGGGCGATCTTGAGATAAATATGCCAGACAAATGGTACAAAATCATAAAATTGGGAACTCAATACAACAATTACACTGCAACAAATCTGAATGAAAATACTCGCTATGAGATTTGCATTTTATACGTCTACGAACAACAGCTCCATAAAGGCGATTGCAAAGTGTTTTCAAcatctttaaaattgcatttcctACATGTGGACGACTGGAGAGAGAAGTTGCTGgccggtggttttatggtgttcgGTTTGTTGATGACCGTCGTGTGTCTAGTGACACTTATAAAGAGAGTACGCACCCAGAATGGCTTCAAAGGAAAAGAATCTAGACTGTGTATTCCACTGAGGCGAGTTTGTAAAACCATCTCCGTACCAAATGACTCGCCCACAAAATCGCTGcttagttttcaaacaaatattgacgATGTAGAACAGTATTAG
- the LOC127882425 gene encoding uncharacterized protein LOC127882425 — translation MAATDIQGSWFPSGYYGHFRSKSRADFVCEYRQLARPIPPKKFIARSTEPTRRHVFSHHDNREAFLNDALIFQQGLGRRRVPNSTYHFKNDFMAWMPEREYVEKTQRPLASTYKQDFAQSKKQLFIERPKTSFEGVPTTSYRYAHGSGAPNRYAIDAMNNEALKLSLLNRKDRAMTAVNKGRESVASCLTWVSAKPKPVQSDLTSSRPVVPPATQTTMFLPHPPSSPKSQMVQEAWPVPQSSPPVQQQAESSAPVTSQAAE, via the exons ATGGCAGCGACTGATATTCAAGGAAGCTGG TTTCCTTCTGGGTACTATGGACATTTTCGCAGCAAGTCCAGGGCAGATTTTGTGTGTGAATACCGACAACTGGCAAGGCCCATACCACCCAAGAAGTTCATAGCGCGATCAACT GAGCCAACAAGAAGACATGTGTTTTCACACCATGATAATCGTGAAGCTTTTCTTAATGATGCACTCATTTTTCAGCAG GGTTTAGGGCGCAGAAGGGTCCCTAACAGCACTTACCATTTCAAGAACGACTTCATGGCATGGATGCCTGAGAGAGAATATGTTGAGAAAACCCAACGACCATTGGCATCGACCTACAAGCAGGACTTTGCACAAAGCAAAAAGCAGCTCTTTATTGAACGCCCCAAAACATCTTTTGAAGGAGTCCCAACAACATCCTACAGATACGCTCACGGTTCTGGAGCCCCTAACAGGTACGCAATTGACGCTATGAACAATGAAGCATTGAAGCTGAGTTTGCTAAACAGAAAAGATCGGGCGATGACTGCAGTGAACAAGGGGCGGGAGTCTGTAGCGTCATGCTTGACATGGGTGTCGGCAAAGCCTAAGCCAGTCCAATCTGACTTAACGTCGAGTCGACCTGTGGTTCCTCCTGCCACCCAGACAACCATGTTTTTACCCCATCCCCCATCTTCCCCTAAATCTCAGATGGTACAGGAGGCATGGCCAGTCCCTCAGTCATCCCCACCTGTCCAGCAGCAAGCTGAGTCCTCGGCCCCAGTGACCTCACAGGCAGCTGAGTGA